The following are from one region of the Petrotoga mobilis SJ95 genome:
- a CDS encoding sugar ABC transporter ATP-binding protein has product MLAMKNITKSFPGVKALENVDFNVESGEVHALIGANGAGKSTLMKILAGTYEDYGGEILINNNKVEIKNPIDAKRNGIVIVYQEVDTALIPHLTVAENIMMDYIIEGKNGVLINWNDIKKRAKRVISELGLDINVNQKINELSLSEKQMVLIARAIFHEARYLILDEPTAPLSVEETNKLFDILRKLKNDGMSVIFISHRLNEVFQMAEKITVLRDGKIVGTFDIDDMTIDKAVEKMLGKKLENNYPKTETKIGDTLLEVKNLSGTGGINNVSLTVREGEIIGLAGLVGAGKTELCKLIFGEGKIKEGEIRLKGKRINPKAPAEAVREGLVLVPEERRKEGVLVYESIETNITLPTLEKYCRGIFMQKNKIKQVSREIIKQVGIKTPSEKQLVANLSGGNQQKVATGKWFLSDAEVFIFDELTKGVDVGSKVEIYELIGDLVQDGKGVIYASCEFGEILGLTDRIYVMYNGTVVKELVTKDTTEEELLYYAAGGGLDE; this is encoded by the coding sequence ATGCTGGCAATGAAAAATATAACAAAGTCTTTCCCTGGTGTAAAAGCACTGGAAAATGTGGATTTTAATGTAGAATCAGGTGAAGTACACGCACTGATAGGGGCCAATGGTGCTGGTAAAAGTACGTTAATGAAAATATTAGCAGGTACTTACGAGGATTATGGAGGCGAAATACTGATTAATAATAATAAGGTAGAAATTAAGAATCCTATTGATGCAAAACGCAACGGAATTGTTATTGTATATCAGGAAGTAGATACAGCTCTAATCCCACATTTAACTGTTGCTGAAAATATCATGATGGATTACATTATTGAGGGGAAAAATGGCGTTTTAATTAACTGGAATGATATTAAAAAACGTGCAAAGAGAGTCATTTCTGAACTTGGTTTAGATATAAATGTGAACCAAAAAATTAATGAACTATCTCTTTCTGAAAAACAAATGGTTTTAATTGCGCGAGCTATTTTCCATGAAGCTAGGTATCTAATTTTAGATGAGCCGACTGCCCCTTTAAGTGTTGAGGAAACAAATAAATTATTTGATATCCTAAGAAAGTTAAAAAATGATGGTATGAGTGTTATTTTTATATCTCATAGATTAAACGAAGTGTTTCAAATGGCCGAAAAAATTACAGTGCTAAGGGATGGGAAGATTGTGGGAACATTCGATATAGATGATATGACTATTGATAAAGCTGTTGAAAAAATGTTAGGTAAGAAATTAGAAAATAATTACCCAAAAACAGAAACTAAAATTGGTGACACACTATTGGAAGTTAAGAATTTATCAGGTACTGGTGGAATTAACAACGTAAGTTTAACTGTAAGAGAGGGAGAAATAATTGGTCTGGCAGGCCTAGTAGGAGCTGGAAAAACAGAGTTATGCAAACTAATATTTGGTGAAGGGAAAATAAAAGAAGGTGAAATAAGATTAAAGGGTAAAAGAATAAACCCGAAAGCTCCTGCTGAAGCCGTTAGAGAGGGTTTAGTATTAGTTCCTGAAGAAAGAAGGAAAGAAGGAGTTTTAGTATATGAGTCTATAGAAACCAATATTACCTTGCCAACTCTGGAGAAATATTGTCGAGGCATTTTTATGCAAAAAAACAAAATTAAGCAAGTTTCAAGAGAAATTATCAAACAGGTTGGAATCAAAACACCTAGTGAAAAACAATTGGTAGCCAATTTAAGTGGGGGTAACCAACAAAAGGTTGCTACTGGTAAGTGGTTTTTATCTGATGCTGAAGTATTTATCTTTGATGAACTTACTAAAGGTGTTGACGTAGGATCTAAGGTAGAAATTTATGAGTTAATTGGGGACCTTGTTCAAGATGGTAAAGGTGTTATTTATGCATCTTGCGAATTTGGTGAGATATTAGGATTAACTGATAGAATTTATGTAATGTATAACGGTACAGTAGTAAAAGAATTAGTAACAAAAGATACTACAGAAGAAGAATTACTTTACTACGCTGCTGGAGGTGGACTAGATGAATAA
- the mtnK gene encoding S-methyl-5-thioribose kinase: MGNYKPLTKREAIEYVKQVQGIFSDNADLECEEIGDGNLNLVFHICDKNSDQSIIIKQALDHVRIVESWPLTKERVRFEYKAMDIQDKLTNGMVPKVYKFDEELALIVMEDLSDMTVMRKGLIAGEKYPHFADQISTFLSKTIFYTSDLYLDPKEKKEKVKEFINPELCKITEDLVFTDPYYDAETNNINPELRPYLENEFWKKNELRKEVTILKEKFMTKAQSLIHGDLHTGSIFINQEAIKVFDAEFAFYGPSGFDIGAVIGNLILNYASWTGKKVSREFKNDYRNYLLETIKNIWNEFEMKFRSFWDKDAHEVIKAVDGYQDAYLTQLLQDSIGMGGCKTMRRCIGLAHVEDLDGIEDLKKRAEAQIFALKIGEAMVIRRKKLNSIEDFIKIVQKITNQEDA, from the coding sequence ATGGGGAACTATAAACCATTAACAAAACGGGAAGCTATCGAATACGTTAAACAGGTGCAAGGAATATTTTCTGATAATGCTGATTTAGAATGTGAAGAAATTGGAGATGGTAATCTTAATTTGGTTTTTCATATTTGTGACAAGAACTCAGATCAGAGTATAATTATAAAACAAGCACTGGATCATGTTAGAATTGTTGAAAGTTGGCCATTAACAAAAGAACGGGTCAGGTTCGAATATAAAGCCATGGATATTCAGGATAAGCTTACTAATGGAATGGTTCCAAAGGTATATAAATTTGATGAAGAACTGGCTTTAATTGTAATGGAAGATTTAAGTGATATGACTGTAATGCGCAAGGGGTTAATAGCAGGGGAAAAGTACCCACATTTTGCTGATCAAATATCCACCTTTTTAAGTAAAACTATCTTTTACACCTCCGATTTATATCTGGATCCTAAGGAGAAAAAGGAAAAAGTAAAAGAATTTATTAACCCAGAGTTATGTAAAATAACTGAGGATTTGGTTTTTACTGATCCTTATTATGATGCAGAGACTAATAATATTAATCCAGAATTACGCCCCTATTTGGAAAACGAATTTTGGAAAAAGAATGAGTTGCGTAAGGAAGTAACAATCTTAAAAGAGAAGTTTATGACCAAAGCTCAATCTTTAATTCATGGTGACTTACATACTGGTTCTATTTTTATTAACCAGGAAGCTATAAAGGTTTTTGATGCTGAATTTGCGTTCTATGGTCCAAGTGGGTTTGACATTGGCGCAGTGATTGGTAATTTAATTTTAAACTATGCCTCCTGGACAGGCAAAAAGGTATCAAGAGAATTTAAAAATGATTATAGGAATTATTTACTGGAAACAATTAAAAATATCTGGAATGAATTCGAAATGAAATTTAGAAGTTTTTGGGATAAAGATGCTCATGAAGTAATTAAAGCAGTGGATGGCTACCAGGATGCTTATTTAACACAATTATTACAGGACAGTATTGGAATGGGCGGCTGTAAAACAATGAGAAGGTGTATTGGATTAGCTCACGTTGAAGATCTTGATGGTATTGAAGATTTAAAGAAAAGGGCTGAAGCCCAAATCTTTGCTCTTAAGATAGGCGAAGCAATGGTAATT
- the mtnA gene encoding S-methyl-5-thioribose-1-phosphate isomerase encodes MTVVPVKLNELKNKLVIIDQTLLPNEEKFLELDNPEEIWEAIKKLRVRGAPAIGIAAAFGLYVSTLKSKAANVAQFKKEFEEVRDYFATSRPTAVNLFWALKRMTRRFEQEEDKTVDKIKQALLDESEKIFAEDQEMSKAIGKHGLSLLKPGMGLLTHCNAGGLASSGYGTALAPIYLGHEKGYNFKVYADETRPLLQGARLTTYELYKAGIDVTLICDDMASLVMKEGKIDAVLVGCDRVAANGDTANKIGTSGLAVLAKEYGIPMYILGPTSTIDLDASTGEDIKIELRDEEEVVNGFGRRTALKGVKAYNPAFDVTDAKYITAIITEKGIVMQPYKESLKKLFE; translated from the coding sequence ATGACCGTTGTTCCTGTTAAACTTAACGAACTAAAAAACAAATTAGTTATCATTGATCAAACTTTGTTGCCCAATGAGGAAAAATTTTTAGAATTAGATAATCCTGAAGAAATTTGGGAAGCAATTAAGAAGCTAAGAGTCAGAGGGGCTCCCGCCATTGGTATTGCTGCTGCCTTTGGCCTTTACGTCTCTACTTTAAAGTCCAAAGCTGCAAATGTAGCTCAATTTAAAAAAGAATTTGAAGAAGTCAGGGATTATTTTGCGACCTCAAGACCTACCGCTGTGAACTTGTTTTGGGCCTTAAAAAGAATGACCCGAAGGTTTGAACAAGAAGAAGATAAGACTGTTGATAAAATTAAACAAGCATTGCTTGATGAAAGTGAAAAAATATTTGCAGAAGATCAGGAAATGAGCAAAGCCATTGGTAAACACGGCTTGTCGTTATTGAAACCAGGTATGGGGCTTTTAACGCACTGTAATGCTGGGGGTTTGGCTTCATCAGGTTATGGAACTGCTTTAGCTCCAATATATTTAGGCCATGAAAAGGGTTATAATTTTAAAGTATATGCTGATGAAACAAGACCCTTATTACAAGGGGCCAGACTTACTACATATGAATTATACAAAGCTGGAATAGATGTAACTTTAATCTGTGATGATATGGCTTCTTTGGTTATGAAAGAAGGTAAGATTGACGCAGTACTTGTTGGTTGTGATCGAGTAGCAGCTAATGGAGACACAGCCAATAAAATAGGAACTTCTGGACTAGCCGTATTGGCTAAAGAATATGGTATACCAATGTACATTCTTGGACCTACTTCTACGATTGACTTAGATGCTTCTACAGGTGAGGATATTAAAATTGAACTCCGTGATGAAGAAGAAGTTGTTAACGGATTTGGTAGACGAACTGCCCTTAAAGGGGTAAAAGCTTACAATCCTGCTTTTGATGTTACTGATGCTAAATATATTACAGCAATCATTACTGAAAAGGGTATTGTTATGCAACCATATAAAGAAAGTTTGAAAAAGTTATTTGAATAA
- a CDS encoding ABC transporter permease — translation MNNTKEKKFDLFLFLYKYGTIIVIVATILFFSITLDNFLNFTNVTNILRSISIVALIALAVTISLTINGFDLSVGAIAGFASVIAAKIMVIWGMGPVPAIIVPLIVGALIGAINAFLIIKMKIPDLLTTLSMMFLLTGISITFQSGSAIYNYMPLPNNAGIAPGIMSEAYLFIGRGELFHIPVPVIIMLSVVILVHIFLNLTKYGRFLYMIGGNEEAARLSGINTNKYKLIAYMLSGLIAALGGLVLGARLGSGEVDAGSPYLMDAVAAAYIGFSVFGAGKPNAFGTLLGALLMGTLLNGLIMMDFPYYSQDIVKGIVLILALTLTYYRQKK, via the coding sequence ATGAATAATACAAAAGAAAAAAAATTTGACTTATTTTTATTTTTATACAAATATGGAACAATTATTGTTATAGTAGCAACAATACTTTTTTTTTCAATTACTCTTGATAATTTCCTGAACTTTACTAACGTAACAAACATTTTAAGATCTATATCTATTGTTGCTTTAATCGCATTAGCTGTTACTATATCTCTTACCATCAATGGATTTGATTTATCTGTAGGAGCTATTGCTGGTTTCGCTTCTGTTATAGCAGCAAAAATTATGGTAATTTGGGGAATGGGTCCTGTGCCAGCTATTATTGTTCCCTTGATTGTCGGTGCATTAATAGGTGCAATTAATGCCTTTTTGATAATAAAAATGAAAATCCCAGATTTGCTTACAACCCTTTCCATGATGTTTCTTTTAACAGGAATATCCATAACCTTTCAAAGTGGATCAGCAATCTATAATTATATGCCTTTACCTAATAACGCTGGTATAGCGCCAGGAATTATGAGCGAAGCTTACTTGTTTATCGGCCGAGGGGAATTATTTCACATTCCAGTTCCTGTTATTATTATGCTTTCTGTGGTTATCCTGGTACATATATTCTTGAATCTAACTAAATATGGCAGATTCTTATATATGATAGGTGGAAATGAAGAGGCTGCCAGATTATCGGGGATTAATACTAACAAATATAAATTAATCGCCTATATGTTGTCTGGTTTAATTGCAGCTTTAGGTGGACTTGTATTAGGTGCTAGATTAGGATCTGGAGAGGTTGACGCAGGAAGTCCGTATTTAATGGACGCAGTAGCTGCTGCCTACATTGGGTTTTCAGTATTTGGTGCCGGAAAACCTAATGCTTTTGGAACATTATTGGGAGCATTATTAATGGGAACTCTTTTAAATGGGCTAATTATGATGGATTTCCCTTATTATTCTCAGGATATTGTAAAAGGTATTGTTTTAATTCTTGCCTTGACTCTTACTTATTATAGGCAAAAGAAGTAA
- a CDS encoding extracellular solute-binding protein has product MEKQLKVLAVGDPAVYVYVDDKYNFLKEFTKETGVKIYFDIVKWVDYYPTLINSFREYKYDIVMVAGHLWVSELVEKGNLLELSRNFGLDYDYEDIIPSIREEIEYNKKKYLLPSFCDGHLLFYRKSEIKENLAERITIDELIKIVENNTDNQKNTFVLKAHPSEIFLDLLPYLRNEGIDAFDNDGNPLFDNQKGYSALQKYIYMKQYSPKNVDEFGNEEVLNAIQKDKCKLGVSWSGQLGQIMNDQCINPEDIGFISLETSWNTTWSFGINHLCQDQFLAERFLQFITSKEVDKAVGAYCGNPTRNSSFEEEKEKYRWYPVLQNMLERSKPLPHLTVTGQLISITTKEIVKAFRHIISPQEALRNAANIIREVV; this is encoded by the coding sequence ATGGAGAAACAACTAAAAGTATTAGCTGTTGGTGATCCGGCTGTCTATGTCTATGTGGATGATAAATACAACTTTCTAAAGGAGTTTACTAAAGAGACGGGTGTTAAGATTTATTTTGATATAGTAAAATGGGTAGATTACTATCCTACCTTAATTAATTCTTTTCGTGAGTATAAGTATGACATAGTTATGGTTGCTGGACATTTATGGGTTAGTGAACTTGTAGAGAAAGGTAATCTACTAGAGTTAAGTAGGAATTTTGGATTAGATTATGATTATGAGGATATCATACCTTCTATTCGCGAGGAAATAGAGTACAATAAAAAAAAGTATTTGCTTCCATCTTTTTGTGATGGCCATCTCTTATTTTACAGAAAATCAGAGATTAAGGAAAACCTGGCTGAGAGAATAACAATTGATGAGTTAATCAAGATTGTTGAGAACAATACTGATAATCAGAAAAACACTTTTGTTTTAAAAGCTCATCCCTCAGAAATATTTTTAGATTTGTTACCATACTTACGTAATGAAGGAATAGATGCCTTTGATAATGATGGTAACCCCCTTTTTGATAATCAAAAAGGGTATTCTGCTCTCCAAAAGTATATTTATATGAAACAATATTCTCCGAAGAATGTAGATGAATTTGGTAATGAAGAAGTATTAAACGCAATTCAAAAAGATAAATGCAAATTGGGTGTTTCCTGGAGTGGTCAGCTTGGACAAATTATGAATGACCAGTGTATTAATCCAGAGGATATAGGTTTTATTTCATTAGAAACTTCCTGGAATACAACTTGGTCTTTTGGAATAAACCATTTATGTCAAGATCAGTTTTTAGCTGAAAGATTTTTGCAGTTTATAACATCTAAAGAGGTAGACAAAGCAGTAGGTGCTTATTGTGGTAATCCTACGCGCAATTCAAGTTTTGAAGAGGAGAAAGAAAAATACAGATGGTATCCAGTACTACAAAATATGCTTGAAAGGTCAAAACCTCTACCTCATTTGACAGTTACAGGACAATTAATAAGTATTACCACTAAAGAAATTGTTAAGGCTTTTAGACATATAATTAGTCCTCAGGAAGCTTTGAGAAATGCTGCCAATATAATCAGGGAGGTTGTTTAA